In SAR324 cluster bacterium, the DNA window GGAGTCCATCTTTGAAACCGAGGGAGAATAGAAAAGCAATCACCAGGCCCGAGACTGGGAGCATTATCAAACTGAAGTACATACCCACATGAATGGAACGCGCAAACAAGAGGTATACTTTTGAAATATTCTCTGGGGCTCCAATTAAAGTAGGAAACCTTCTCATGTAGAAGTAGCGCAAAATCACAATTGCCAGAAAGACGATTGCAAAAATTACTTCAAATTCTAGCAGTGAAGCGTCTTCCAGTTGGGAAATGTCATTGACTTGCTTCACAATCCCATAGGCATACAGGAGAGTGAAGCCCCAATGCAGAAACTTTGAAGTGAGACTGTGTGATGAAATAGAGGCTCGACTAGGATGATTGTTTTCCAAATTAAGCATTCTGGGGACTCTAAATTTTGGAAGTCAAATGCTACTCCCACCCAAACGTAGCAGGAGGCTTGTGAGTGATATCGAAGAAGACGGAGTCAATTCCATCCAGAGCATAGAGTTGGGGCAAAAGTTCATGGAGAACTTGCCAGTCCACGGGGGCGAAGCGCGCAGTCATCACATCTTCAGATATGACGGGACGTAGCACGATGCTGTCTTGGTGACCATCCTGAGAAATTGGCAGCAGGATAACCAGCAATTGAAAGATACGCTCCAGCCAGCCATGATTGGCGAAGGCTTCACTGACGTGAGCCTCAGCAGCACGTAGCAAGTTTAGGCGAGGCTTTTCACAGAAGGCACGACGGACCCGCCAGTTGGGTAGCTGATCTATTGGTTGAGGGGGAAGATAGGCCACGACCCGATTGATCGCACGTACTTGGTTAGTCAGTCGAATCGAAGTGTTCTCGAACCACTCCCAGTCTGTTGGGCCGAGTAGCACAGCCGGCTCTGTGTAGGTTCGTTGATCTCCCTGTACACCTACGCTGCGTACTGGTAGTAGAGAAGCCTGAGTGGGTGACAGATGTTGGTGTAGTGTGTCCAGTGTACTGTTGTGTTCGGGCTGAAGGATTGTATCTTCATTGGAACAGAGGACGTTGATTGAAAGACCCGGCCCAGGAAACGGATGGCGCCAGACGATTTCTTTGGGTAGTCCCATTAGTTCCCCGACGCGTCGCACCTCATCCTTGTAGAGTTCTTTGAGTGGCTCAACAACATGACCCTTGGCAATCAAATCCTGGATTGCATCGACTCGGTTATGATGGGACTTGATCACCTTGGCGTGTTTGGTGCCTCCAGATTCGATGATGTCTGGATAGAGCGTGCCCTGTCCGAGCAGCCATTCACCAGGGTTCAATTTTAATTCTTCCAGTAGTTTTTCCCGTACTGTCAAAAAGGTGTTGCCAACCTGGTGTCGTTTCCGTTGTGGGTCCACTTCACCGGCGATTGCCTCTAGAAAAGCCTCGCTGTAGTCTCTGCCAACCACATTGTCATAACCTAGCTGTTCGTAGCGTTGGAGAATTTGCTCGGCCTCATTCAGACGTAGAAAGCCATTATTGATGAAGAGTCCTAGCACCCTTTCCTTGCCTAGGGCTTCGTTTAACAAAGCAAAGGCAACCGAAGAGTCCACACCACCACTGAGGAACATCAGCACATTGTGCTCACCAACTTGTTGTTGAAGTTCATCCTTTGTCTGCTCAATGAACCGTTCCATGCTCCAGCTAGGGTGTGCCTTGCAGAGTTTCACGAAATTGCTGAGAATCTGAGTGCCTGCCAGTGTGTCAGTGACTTCTGGGTGAAACTGCAGGGAAAACAACGGACGTTCCTCGTGCTGCAGAGCGGTCAGGCTACCTGAAATGGTTTCACCAATCACCTGGAAATCCTGTGGAAGCTCCGTGACGCTGTCCTGGTGGCTCATCCAGACTTGGGAGTTGTCGGCAACATCTTTCCATAAGGGAGAAGGGCTCAGTTGACGCAGAGAAGCTTTGCCGAACTCTCCCTGCCCCGTGTTGGCTACACATCCATCAAAGTGCTTGGCCATCAGTTGGTGGCCGTAGCAGAGGCCAAGAATGGGCTGAGAGAGGTTGAGGATTTCTGGATTGAAGGCTGGTACATCCTCAGCAAAGACAGAAGCAGGCCCTCCAGAAAGAATGATGCCCTTGGCAGCCTCAAGGCTATCTGTGTCAATAGAGGGTGGAAAGATCTCGGTATAAACTCCTAGGTGTCGGATTCGCTTGGCAATCAGGTGGGCGTACTGGCTCCCAAAATCAAGAACTGCCAGAAAGTCGTCATTGGGCATTTGCCTTTCCTCGTTAAGCAGGATATAAGTTCACGTCTTGTTGATAAACGTTTAGGAGGAGAATCTCATGTTTGGCATCGGTCTGCCAGAGTTAGTCATCATTGTTGTGATTGCGCTGATCTTCATTGGACCCAAGCAACTTCCTGGAGTCATGCGCTCCGTTGGCAAGGGGCTCGTTGAACTCAAACGGGCTACCAACGATATTCGTCACACCGTACAGACTGAGATGGATACCATTGAGCGGGATCTCGAAGTGAAGGATATCAAGAAAGACTTTGAGAATGACTTCGGTGGAGTGGCCAACAAGTTCGGTTCATTGAAGCTCTCTCAGATGAGTACTGGAGACAAGCTGGAAGCAGTGGCAAATGCGTTTGAAAAGGGGCAGGAGGACTTGGCCGCACGAAAGGAAAATGTAGCAGCTGCTGAAGCCAAGGAAGCTGAATCAACCGCTACTGCGAGCACAACAGATTCCACTGTTAGCAAAACGAACGGAACTGCCACAACTTAAGAGCTGTCAGGAATCCCCACTCGTGGGCGTCTTTGTATCCGCGGACAGCCCGACCTGTGGCACACCGTTGTGAGTCATTGTTTCCATCGGAAGGCTAACTTCCAACCCAACGACCTGATCTTCTTCCCGGCGTAAGCTGATCCTTCCTCCATGGGCGTAGATAATTTTGCGCCCGATCAACAATTCTGGACTCCCATCCACCTCGCTCATTCGCTGCGCCAGATAGTCGCCCCAATTTTTTGCCTTCGACAAGTTGGAGCCGGAATCGATCTTAACAGTGATCTGGATGCGAGCATCTCGTTGTTGGCGTGGATTGGAGGTTTGCAGAAGCAACTGGAGCGGTTCCGTATTTGCTTGGCGTCGTACTTCCTGAAGCATGGCCAGCAAGGCTCTCCGGAATCCTGCTGGGTCCAAGCGCATCTCATCGGGAAGCCGAGTCGAAGCAAAGAGCCGCAGTGGATGTCGACTCTGTTGCGTGTGCTGACGGGCAACTCCCCGAAAGAATTTCAATAGATTGACCGCTCTGCATTCAGGCTGATAATCCTGATGGATCTCTTCTAGTTCCTGTTGCTGGTTATCAGTGTCATGCAGCATTTGCTTGGCCAGCTGGCGACAGTGCTCTAAGGCTTTGCGGACCTCTGGGTCGGGAATTCTCTCCAGCAGTTGACCGACTCGTTCCTCCAACTGAGAGGCTGGTTTACGCAAAGCAGAAAAGGTCTGTGGGAGAGATCGTACATGGTAATTGACTGTTGCTCTTTCGGCCTGAAGATTTTGTAGTTGGGCTTCCTGTTTGGCCAGTTGGGCCCGTAATTGTCGTGGGCTGGGACCATTCGCTTGTTGACGTTGGCTTTCGTAATTGACCAGTTGCTGTCGCAGTGAGTTCAGCTTCTGATTCAACTCGTGGATGATCAGATCTGACTCGTCCGGCAAGGTCTGCGTAGACTCTTCGACTTGTAAAGCAAGCTGGGATCGAGGTATAACTTTGTTTTCTGTACTCTTTTTAGTCTGCACCAGCGATGCACGTTCTGAGGTCATGACCTCTCCTGTTGCTGCTTAACTGACAACGTATTGCTATCCGTAATGAATTGCGCATGAGTCTCATACCTGCTGCCCCAACCCTTGGTTCGCTCTTTGTTCAGAGTTGGCAGATTTATCGTGCGCATCTCTTTCCTTTGTTGGGACTGACCCTGGTGTTACTGGTTCCAGCGCTACTGCTCAGCCTGAGCGGAGTAGATCAGGGAGAGAGCGTGGTCTTTTTCCTGCTGATGAGACTGTTGGAAGCAGGAGCAACCCTGGGACTGCTCTCCCTACTGTTCACAGGAGTTTTTCCCACTGGGAAGATTTTACGCCGTTTGGGCGGTCGCGCTGTCTTGCGACCTCTGCATGTCGGAATCCTACAGTACTTGCTGACAATCCTCGGATTCTATGGATTGATGGCACCGACACCGTTGAACGTTGTATTGGTGACACTCTGGCTCAGTAGTTTTGTTTTTCTGACCATTGCTCAACCAGTTTGTGTGATAGAAGAGCTACGGGGACTTCCTGCCTTGGTGCGTAGCTTTCAACTGACTCGTAACCGGTTGAAACGAGCTTTTAGTGTCGTTGTTGTCGCCATGATCCTGCAGTTATTGCTCTTTATCGTGTTGCTCCAACTGTTCCTGCCGGAAATCAATTTCAGTGCCTTGTTGCAAACAGATCCAATGGCAGCGGATGGAGAAGACCTCGTCAAGTTGTTGGGAAGTGCAGAAACCCAGGCTGCCTTGCGCTGGACACAGTACCTGACTGCATTGATTTTCTATCCCTATGCTTCGATTCTGACCGTACTGCTATACTTTGATTTGGCCCGAGATGAGGCGGTTTGTAGCCGGGACCGCTTACAAGCCCTGGCGGTCCATCACTTTGAAATCCCAGCAGAATATTTTGAAGATCCGGAAAAGGAAGCAGAGGAGACTACCGACAAGGTGACAATCCGTGAGATCGGAACGGAAGACAAACAGTGAAGATTCATTCAGCAGAATTTCTTACCAGCGCAGCACAACCCAAGCAATTCCCAAATCCAAGCCTGCCTGAAATCGCCTTTGCTGGAAAATCCAACGTGGGCAAATCCACGTTGATCAATTCATTGCTGCAGCGCAACCAACTGGTCAAGACCAGTTCCACGCCAGGTAAGACCCAGCTGATCAATTTTTTCTGTATTAATGACCTGTTTCATCTGGTCGATCTACCTGGCTATGGCTACGCGAAGGTGCCTGAAGCAGTACGTCGTGGTTGGCAGACAACGATTGAGGCCTATCTTGGGGAGCGTTCCACTCTTCGAGGTGTCGTGCTGATCGTGGATGTCCGCCACAAACCGGGAGAGCATGACCGCCAGATGAAGACTTGGCTGGATCACTACCAGCGGCCCGTCCTAGTTGTGGCCAACAAGATGGATAAGCTCAAGCGGAGCCAGTACCACAGTCAGCTTCAGCAAGTTCGAACTACTCTCCAATTAGAGCAGGACCCCTTGCCACATTCCTCCCTAGACAAGTCTGGGCGTGAACCCATCTGGTCTGCGCTCCGCCAATGGCTTTGAATCAGTACATTCCTGTCAGTTCTTCCTGAAAGCGTTCCTCGACGCGATTGCGCTTCAACTTCAGAGTTGGGGTGATCAGGTTGTTGTCCACGGTCCACTCTTCAGTTAGTAGATGGAAGCGCTTGGGCCGCTCATAGTCCTGAAAGTCTGCTGCATATTTACGGAGTTCCTGCTTGTAGAGCTTGAGGATCTCTTCATCCTTGAGCCAGTCTTCCAGCGTGCCAGTGATGTTGTTGCGGGACGCATGGGTTTTCAGGGCATCGACTTCAACTACGATTAGCGCGACGTTGTAGAGTTTCTGGAAGCCGTAGATCATCACCTGATTAATGAAAGGACTGAGCTTGAGTGATTCTTCCACTAGAGCTGGGACACAGTACTTGCCATTTTCCAGCTTATAAATCTCCTTGACTCGCCCAGTAATCCGAAGGAATCCATCCTCGTCAATATTACCCACATCTCCAGTGCGAAAGCCTCCTTCCGGTGTGAACACACTCGCGGTTTCTTCCGGCAGATTATGGTAGCCCAGCATCAGGGTTGGGCCATGGATAATGATCTCTCCATCTTGCTCGTTGGCCGTGGTCACAGAGCGATCAATCTCAACGCGCACTCCTGGTAAGGGCTTGCCAACGGCTCCAGTCTTCTGAACATCGGGTGCGTTGGCGGAGACAATTGCTTCGGTCAGTCCATATCCTTCGAGGAGAGTGATGCCGATGTTTTGGACAAATTCAATGACCTCCGGATTCAGTGCACTTCCTCCGCTGTAAGCCATCCGCAATCGATTGCCAAAACGTGCCCGAACCTTCGAGAAGAAGAGCTTGTCGCAAAGTTTGAAGGACAGCGCTTCCTTGAGGGAGAGTTTCTCACCATGCCGTCGCTTGGCGGAACAGGTCAATCCGTATTGGAATAGGGAGTAGAGCTTGGGAGACTTGTTGTAGATCTGTAGATGAATCTTTTCATAAATTCGATTGTAAACACGTGGGACTGCAAAGAGAAGGGTTGGTTTGACCTGGCCCAGTTCATCGACTAATTTAGCAAGATTTTCGTTCATGGCTGCAGACATTCCAAACATCATCAGCCCATGAATTTCGCAAATCTGGCCAAAAATATGAGCCCAAGGCAAGAAAGCCAGTGTGCGGTCACCTTTCTGAAAAGGGATGCTCGTCAAACCTGCCTGGACGGTAGAAAGTACTCCACGATGACTTAGCATCACACCCTTGGGGTTACCAGTGGTTCCAGATGTGTACATGATTTCTAATAGTGCACTAGCTTCTGGGTATTGGGCAGGAACAGGGTGCTGCTGGCCCATCTTGCGCAATCCCTCATAGGTATGAATTTTAGGATCTGCAGCTTCTCGCAGTAGGACAACGTGCTGCAATTCTGGGAGAATCTCCCCACGCCAGGTCAGTGCCTCATGATAGAGTTTTTCAGAGGCGACCAGGAGTACCTTGCAACCTGCATCGCGTAGAATGTATTGCCATTCTTCTGTGTGTTGCTGAGGGTACATTGGCACATAGACAGCCCCTGCGCTGAAGGTTGCGTAGGCCATCGTAACCCAAGGAATCATATTGCTTGCGATGACTCCAACACAGTCTCCCATCCCGATTCCAAGCCAGTCCAGTCCTCCCCGCAAATCGGCAACGGTCTCAGCAAAATCGCGAAATGTCATCCAATTGTAGTCACCATTGGCTGGGGCTCCATACATGGGCAGATCTGCGTATTCTTCGCAGCAGCGATCCATCATTTCCACAACGTTCTGATACATCAATTCCATCTCTTATCCTCCCTAAGATTAAGATATAAGCAGGCCTTGTTGGCGAATCAGACTAGCAAACGCGTTAGCGCCTTGCGGTGGCCAGTAGGACTGCATTCGTTGTCCGGTGATACCTGGTTGATATGTAGACCAAAATTTGGACCACCATTGCGATCCATTTTCAGCCAATTCCTGCTGGTTTAGCAGTGTGATAGCGCCAGCTTCAGCCAATGTGGAAGCATTTAATTCCTGGTGGCTGTTCGGTAGAGGAACAAGGATCACATCCTTGCCTAGAATCGATAACTCACCGAGGGTGCCAAGGCCTGCGCGGGTAATTATAAGCTGACTACGGGCTAATAGATCACCCATGCCCTCGTTGATAAATTCATGGGTCTGATAGCGAGGACCATGCACCAGATCATTTTTACTACCCCGCCCAGTCAGGTGAATCACCTGGAAGTGTTTCTGCCAGGCCGGCAACAGCGGTTGAATGGCTCTGTTCAAGCCAACGGCACCTTGTCCTCCACCAGTGATTAGCAAAACCGGTAGGTCAGGATTCAGCTGAAAGCGCTGGTTGGCCCGTTCGGGATCTCCTTGATAAACAGAGCTGCGTACAACGGGACCGACGTGTTGTCGCTCCGGGATGCGTTGAAAGGCTCTCTCAGAGGCTGGAAAATAATAAGCCAGCGCTGAACTGGCTGGAGCCATCAACCGGTTAGCCAGTCCTGGCAAGACATCCATTTGTAGCAATACTTGAGGGATGCCTAATGCTCGAGCTGCATGGGCAACAGGCACGCTGACAAAGCTTCCAGCAGAGACCACAACGTGAGGCTTGAACTGCAGTAGGTGTTTTAAACCAATTATTCCACCAGCTAGAATACGAAAGGGATCTGTGAAGTTTTGCCAGCTGAAATAGCGGCGCAACTTGCCAGCTGGGATGGCATAGAAGGGTATGCCTGCCTCCTCTACCATGGCTTGCTCTGGGCCGTTTGTTGTGCCAAGAAACCGAGATTCGGTTGGTCCCAAGGCTCCTAAGGCCTCGTGCACTGCTAAGAGAGGAGTCGTTGGACCACCCGATCCTCCTCCTGTAAATAAAACACGCAGGGTTGTTGTCATGAAGCGTTTCAGTCCATCACGGATTGGACAGTACGCCACTGACCTTGCTGCACTTCTGCTAGCAATGGTTGTTCAATCCCTTCGTGATCGCCTAGGCCAAATTGTAGAACTGGTCCACCTAGTTCATCCTGATAGTTGTTCATCGATTCAAGGGCTGAAGTCAGCTTTTCAGAATTCAGTTCTGGCCCAGCCAACTGCAGAGCGTGTGTTAGAATGCGGGCGTAAAAATAAGCCATCTGCACAGCGTTGTTTGGAGATTCTCCATATTCAGCCTGATATTTTGTGAAGAAATCTTGTGCTGCAGAAGAAGTTAATGTTTCAGGATATAACATTTCAATAGATGCTGTTGCTAGAAGACCTTCTGCTGCTGTTCCTGCACGATCAATTACGATTTGATCATAAGCGGAGACGTTACCAGCCATCGTTACATCCCATTGCAGTGATTTTCGGGTTTGCAGGATACGGATGGTATCACCCAGAATGGTTCCCAGTAGAACAACTTCACAGTCAACTTCCCTCAGGCGAAGTAGGGTGTTGAGAAAGTTTGTTTCTGTTGGGCTGTGTGTCTCCACAGCAGTCAGTGACATCCCCAATTCCTGCAATCCAGCTTCCACCCCATCAAGCATTTCACGGCCATAGTCCGTATTCTGGTGCATCAAGCAGAAACGCTGCAGTTTTTGTTGGTGAAAGTGGCGAACTAAGTATTGCGCCTGATCATAGTACGATACACTGGCTGTAAACTTGAGTGGATGAAACGGTTCTGACATCAGGCGGGCGCTAGTATATGGAAACAAGTTGGCCACATCGTGCTCTTCTTGTAGTGGCAAGGCAACTTGGTTCATGCTGGTTCCCAAGGCGGCTAGCATAACAAAGACCCGATCGTAAAGTACGAGCTTATTGGCAGCTTGACGAGCTCTCACAACTTGGTATTGATGATCCTCGGCGATCAGTCGTAGTTTGCGTCCATGAATGCCTCCTGCCGCATTGACTTCTGCAAAGTGAAAGCGTAAGGCTCTGACGGCTCCTAATCCCCAAGTGGCAGCGGGTCCACTCATTGCCGTATGAGTGCCAATGCGAATCTCGTTTGACGTCACACCTTGAGTCGCCCAAAGAGAGCTAGGCAGGCAGCAGAAGCATCCACAGAGCAGCACAACCAGACGAAGCAGTCCGCTGTTTGCTCGCCTACTCTTTATTGAAATAGCGTTGGTAGACTGGTTGTCGATAGCGGAACTGCCACCATAAGATTGGCCACAGGATCCATTCAAGCAGTCTGATAGGGGCATGGTACTCAATTGCATCAATGATTATTGTGTGGTCTTTCTGCTGTTCCAGCCGGTGTTCATGACGCCAGGAGCGAAGAAAAAAGGGTAGCTGCTGACCTTCATCAACAAAGACGATTTTCTCTGTGCTTGTTTGTAGTGAGGTGATCAAGCTGACCCACGATTGCTGTAGAGGCCAGAACCCCAGCTCAAGGTGCACTTTGTCTCCTTGCCGACACCCATCGAAGCGCAGCAGGCGCACCGGCGGAAATGGAGGATTCAATGCCAGGAAGAGATCTTGGTCAAACCTCTCCCAGACCTCGTTGATGGAACAGGAAACCAGGGTAGAGAAATAGAGACGCATCACTCCGGTCAATCAGGCGTAACGACAAACGAATTACAGAATAGCTAGCCGTTGATGGAACACAAGGCTTAGTAAGACTATCCCTGATTGAGAACGTAGTGCAGAGAAAGTCGTGATTGCTTGAAGAGCTGTTGCCGAAATTCTTGATTGGCCAGTCCTTGATTGCACAGTTCTTGTGCGCTTCCTTTCAGGCCTTCAAGATATTCGTGAACCGCAAAAGCTGGAACACGCCTGTTGAGCAATTGTTCTGTGCCTTCATACATGGCAATCAGCATCGACTGATGCTCTGAAGCTCCCAATACGGGTCGCAACGTCTCAGCTTCCCGCTCAAAGCCGTGCCGTAATGAACGGATATCTTGCAGGGAGATAGGAGCTACCTCAGCCGAGGATTTTTGGAAGTCTAGGGTTTCTGCAAAACTTGCAGGGTTCAAACCAGCCACTTTGAAGTCCATGGGGCCTCCTCCTGGATAGGACGGTCTTGTGACGAGCACAAAATTGTTACGTCAAGCGGACTCAAAAGGCAAACGCTAACCCGATCTGGTAGAACTAATCAATCATGAAGAAGGTTCAGGACCATTATTTTCACAAGGCCCGCAAGGATGGTTATGTTGCCCGCTCAGCTTATAAACTAGAGGAAATTGACCAGCGTCACCAGTTGCTGAAACGTGGTCAGAAGGTTCTTGATTTAGGCTGTGCACCAGGATCTTGGTTACAGTACACGTCAAGGCGTATTGGTGAGAGTGGACGCTTGCTGGGGATTGATCTACAAGCTGTAGCGATCAGCCTGCCGCCACAGGTGGAAGTATTTCAGGCGGATATCTACAAGCTTGATTACAGTGGTGCCTGGTGGGAGAACCCTTTCGATGTCATCCTAAGTGACATGGCTCCAAAGACCACAGGTGTTCGTTCTGCCGATGCAGATCGCTCTTATGCACTCAATCAACACACTTTATGGTTGGCAGAACAACATCTGAGTAAAGGAGGATGCTTGCTGGTCAAGGCCTTTCAGGGAGCACCCTTCCAGCAGCTTCAACAGGAGTTCCGACAAATGTTTACCGAAGTCAAAATCTGTAAGCCGAAAAGTTCTCGATCGGAGAGCGTAGAAATATTCTTATTGGGGAAGAAGAAGCAGAAAAGCCAGGGGGGGAAGGAGGGCATCTCCCAGAGCTAGGAGATGCTTAAAGACGGATTACTTGTGCTGAGAGGCGGATTGACGGGCAATGGCCCAGAGTAACTGCGCTTCGTAAGCAGCAGCACGCTTGCGTTCTACTTCTTCCTCCTCTTCTGATGCTCGTGAGGAGGACTTGCTCAACAGTTGTTTGAGGTGCTCTGCTGCATCTTTTTCATCCTGTTCCGCTACCACTACGTCAATTTCTTCAGCGAAAGCAGCTCGTTCTACCAACACAGTGACGCGGTTATTGTCAACTTGAGCGTAGCCTCCTTGGACCGCTAAGTAGGTTTGTTTTTGTCCAACGAAGTAGCTCAGGACACCACCGTTGAGCATGGTGACGACAGGAATGTGTTGTGGAAGAATCCCCATCTCTCCCATCGAACCGGGCAGAACGACATGGTCTACTTCGGTTTCGAGCAGGATTCGGCTGGGTGTGAGCACTTCCAGTTGCAGCTTATCCATGAGGGTGCCTTTTCAAAGAAGTGATCATCAGGCTGCTTCAGCTTCAGCCATTTTCGAAGCCTTTTCACGGGCTTGCTCAATCGTACCGACCAGATAGAAGGCCTGCTCGGGCATGTCGTCGTGCTTCCCTTCCAGAATTTCCTTAAATCCACGGACAGTATCAGCGATATCAACGTACTGACCAGCTGAACCAGTGAAAATCTCTGCCACGAAGAAAGGCTGAGACAAGAAGCGTTGAACCCTGCGAGCGCGGTTAACAACAGCTTTATCGTCTTCCGAAAGTTCGTCCATCCCCAAAATCGCGATAATGTCCTGCAGGTCCTTATAGCGCTGTAGCAACTGCTGGACTCCTCGTGCAGTCTGGTAGTGCTCTTCACCAAGAACATCTGGTGTGAGGATGCGAGAGGTTGAATCCAGAGGGTCAACCGCTGGATAGATCCCCAACTCAGCAATCGCGCGGCTCAAAACGACAGTTGCATCTAAGTGGGAGAAGGTCGTTGCTGGTGCAGGGTCTGTCAAGTCATCTGCGGGTACATAGACCGCCTGTACGGAGGTAATGGAGCCTTTCTTAGTCGAAGTAATCCTTTCCTGTAGGTTCCCCATCTCGGTCGAGAGTGTTGGTTGGTAACCTACCGCAGATGGAATTCGACCCAGTAGAGCAGATACTTCGGAACCAGCCTGAGTGAAGCGGAAAATGTTATCAACGAACATCAGTACGTCCGCTCCCTCAGCATCACGGAAATTTTCGGCGATGGTCAATCCAGTCAGGGCTACTCGTGCACGTGCTCCTGGGGGCTCATTCATCTGGCCATAGACGAGGCTGGTCTTATCAAGTACTCCAGACTCCTTCATCTCGTTCCAGAGGTCGTTACCCTCGCGAGTTCGCTCACCTACGCCAGCGAAGACCGAGAAACCGCCGTGCTCAGCAGCGATGTTTCGGATTAACTCCATGATGACAACAGTCTTGCCTACGCCGGCACCACCAAATAGTCCAATTTTTCCACCCCTGAGGAACGGGCAGAGCAGATCCAGAACCTTGATCCCGGTGACCAACATCTCTGCCTTCGTCTCTTGTTCCTCGAAGGTTGGTGGTTCACGGTGAATCGGTAAGAATTCCTTATTATTGATTGGCCCCATCTCGTCAACGGCCTCACCGGTGACGTTAATGATTCGTCCCAGAACTTCGCGGCCTACAGGTGCCTGAATTGGCTTGCCTGTGCTTTTGGCCTCCATACCACGGGCCAAACCTTCGGTAGGCCCCATTGAGATGCTACGGATAGTGTTTTCACCAAGGTGTTGTTGGACCTCGCAAACTAGAATTGAATTGTCTTCGAGGGTGATTTCGAGAGCAGAGTAGATTTCGGGCAACTCTCCGCTTTCAAACATAACATCCACAACGGGACCCATGATCTGGGTGGTCTTACCTATGCTCATTTCCTATCTCTGGCAAGAGGGTCTTCATTTTCAGTGGCTCAGCTTACAAGCTTTCAGCACCACTGATGATTTCGATTAGTTCCTTCGTGATCGCGGCTTGACGACTACGGTTGTAATATAGATTCAACTGCTTGATCATTTCTCCAGCGTTCTTGGTGGCAGAGTCCATCGCTGTCATTCGGGCTGCATGCTCTCCAGCCAAGGTTCCTAACCAAGCGGTATACATTTGATTTTGTATATACTGTTGGATCAAGGGGCCGATGAGTTCTTCGACGTAAGGCTCAAAGAGTACCTCCTGTTCCTCAGTTTCTTCAGCATCTTCGAGTGGTCGGATCGGCAGCAAGGTCTGAATAGTTGGTTCTTGAGTTAAGATGCTCTTATATTCATTGAAAACCAGACAGACTCTGTCTAACTCTTCAGCAGCGAATCGTACAGTCAATCCATCAAGTACTGTGAAGACAATATCTAAATAGTGTTCTGGTCTAGCATCAGGATAGTCTGCTGCAATCTGGTGGTTGGTACGGCGGAAAAAGTCTCGACCCTTTCTTCCAACGATATGCATCTCTGCGCTATCTATACCCTCTTCATGGAGAGTTCGGGCCAGCAGTTTACAAAGATTGGCATTGAAACCTCCACAGAGACCTCGGTCTGAGGTCATGAGCACTACGGCAACACGTTGCCCCTCTTGATCTCGAAAAAGAGGATTGTCATCCGGCGTCAACTTGCCGGAGAGAGAAGAAACAACTGCCCTCAGTTTTGTTGCATAGGGCCGAGCACGTCGGATAGTGTCCTCAGCTCGGTTCAACTTGGCAGCAGAGACCATCTTCATTGCGCTGGTGGTCTTCTGCGTCTTTTTGACGCTAGTGATTCGATTGCGGATTTCTTTGAGGCTGGGCATCAGATCTCACGTTGAAGTGTACCCAGCCGTAAGCCAGGTACAGGATGGCTTAGCACTCAGGCTGCCTGGAATGTTTCGACGTACTCGCTGAGAGCCTTCTTTAGGCCATCC includes these proteins:
- a CDS encoding UDP-N-acetylglucosamine--N-acetylmuramyl-(pentapeptide) pyrophosphoryl-undecaprenol N-acetylglucosamine transferase, with product MAYCPIRDGLKRFMTTTLRVLFTGGGSGGPTTPLLAVHEALGALGPTESRFLGTTNGPEQAMVEEAGIPFYAIPAGKLRRYFSWQNFTDPFRILAGGIIGLKHLLQFKPHVVVSAGSFVSVPVAHAARALGIPQVLLQMDVLPGLANRLMAPASSALAYYFPASERAFQRIPERQHVGPVVRSSVYQGDPERANQRFQLNPDLPVLLITGGGQGAVGLNRAIQPLLPAWQKHFQVIHLTGRGSKNDLVHGPRYQTHEFINEGMGDLLARSQLIITRAGLGTLGELSILGKDVILVPLPNSHQELNASTLAEAGAITLLNQQELAENGSQWWSKFWSTYQPGITGQRMQSYWPPQGANAFASLIRQQGLLIS
- the atpC gene encoding ATP synthase F1 subunit epsilon, whose protein sequence is MDKLQLEVLTPSRILLETEVDHVVLPGSMGEMGILPQHIPVVTMLNGGVLSYFVGQKQTYLAVQGGYAQVDNNRVTVLVERAAFAEEIDVVVAEQDEKDAAEHLKQLLSKSSSRASEEEEEVERKRAAAYEAQLLWAIARQSASQHK
- a CDS encoding RlmE family RNA methyltransferase — encoded protein: MKKVQDHYFHKARKDGYVARSAYKLEEIDQRHQLLKRGQKVLDLGCAPGSWLQYTSRRIGESGRLLGIDLQAVAISLPPQVEVFQADIYKLDYSGAWWENPFDVILSDMAPKTTGVRSADADRSYALNQHTLWLAEQHLSKGGCLLVKAFQGAPFQQLQQEFRQMFTEVKICKPKSSRSESVEIFLLGKKKQKSQGGKEGISQS
- a CDS encoding ABC transporter substrate-binding protein is translated as MPLSDCLNGSCGQSYGGSSAIDNQSTNAISIKSRRANSGLLRLVVLLCGCFCCLPSSLWATQGVTSNEIRIGTHTAMSGPAATWGLGAVRALRFHFAEVNAAGGIHGRKLRLIAEDHQYQVVRARQAANKLVLYDRVFVMLAALGTSMNQVALPLQEEHDVANLFPYTSARLMSEPFHPLKFTASVSYYDQAQYLVRHFHQQKLQRFCLMHQNTDYGREMLDGVEAGLQELGMSLTAVETHSPTETNFLNTLLRLREVDCEVVLLGTILGDTIRILQTRKSLQWDVTMAGNVSAYDQIVIDRAGTAAEGLLATASIEMLYPETLTSSAAQDFFTKYQAEYGESPNNAVQMAYFYARILTHALQLAGPELNSEKLTSALESMNNYQDELGGPVLQFGLGDHEGIEQPLLAEVQQGQWRTVQSVMD
- the atpD gene encoding F0F1 ATP synthase subunit beta gives rise to the protein MSIGKTTQIMGPVVDVMFESGELPEIYSALEITLEDNSILVCEVQQHLGENTIRSISMGPTEGLARGMEAKSTGKPIQAPVGREVLGRIINVTGEAVDEMGPINNKEFLPIHREPPTFEEQETKAEMLVTGIKVLDLLCPFLRGGKIGLFGGAGVGKTVVIMELIRNIAAEHGGFSVFAGVGERTREGNDLWNEMKESGVLDKTSLVYGQMNEPPGARARVALTGLTIAENFRDAEGADVLMFVDNIFRFTQAGSEVSALLGRIPSAVGYQPTLSTEMGNLQERITSTKKGSITSVQAVYVPADDLTDPAPATTFSHLDATVVLSRAIAELGIYPAVDPLDSTSRILTPDVLGEEHYQTARGVQQLLQRYKDLQDIIAILGMDELSEDDKAVVNRARRVQRFLSQPFFVAEIFTGSAGQYVDIADTVRGFKEILEGKHDDMPEQAFYLVGTIEQAREKASKMAEAEAA